A segment of the Streptomyces diastaticus subsp. diastaticus genome:
GCCTTGGCCAGGCCGTTGGAGAGGGCCATCGAGAAGCAGCTGGAGTGGGCGGCGGCGATCAGCTCCTCGGGCGAGGTCTTCCCGTTCGCCTCCTCCGCGCGGGAGGGCCAGGAGACCTGCTGGTCGCCGATGCCGGAGGAGTCGAACGAGACGGTGCCGCTGCCCTTGAGCAGGTCGCCTTCCCAGACGGTGTGGGCCGAACGCGTGGTGGCCATCGGTGAGTTCCCTTCATCACGACGGACCGGCGGGGTGCCGGCCACGGCCTATCCGATCACAGGCGGGGCGGCGGCACACGCATCCGGGCGCGTCGCCCGGCCGGCGAGGTGCCTCGCCCCGCTGAGGCGGGTGAGGCAGGGTGCTCGTCGCGGCCCGGCGGCCTCAGGCGGCGGTGTCCGACGGCGGGACGGGCCGCGTCGCTCCGAGGTCGCCGTCGCGGCCGGTCCGCCCGTCCGCGCCGTGCCCGGCTCCCGTCGCCCCGGGGCGGCCGTCGGGCGCCGCCGCCTCGAGCCAGCCGCGCAGCACGGCGTGGACCTGCTCGGCGCCGGTCAGGCCGGTGCCGTCGGCCGGGGCCGGGTCGGCGAGGGAGAGCGGGGAGAGCAGGAAGGGGCGGCTCTGGTCTCCGCCGAGGCCGCCGTGCGAGCCGATCTGCTCCTCGAAGGCGTGGATCTCGCCGGTCTCCGGGAAGTACGCCGAGTTGATCATGATGTCGGCGGTGTGCGGGAACCCGTCGGTGCGCCGGACCGCCTCGCCGGCGCCGGGACCGAAGGGCTCCAGCGGCCCGCCGGGCCGGTCCGCCTCGGCCAGCGGTACGTCCTGGCCGGCACCGAGGACGACCGCGCCGTGCTCCTCGCTGCGGACCAGCAGGAAGCCGATGCCGGGGTGGGCGGCGAGGGTGGTGAGCAGGGCGGGGTGGCGGCGGTCGATCTCCTCGCGGCTCATCCGGTGCGGCACGTCGGGGAAGGAGACGAGGCCGAGGTTGCCGGAGGCGAGCACCACCGGCTCAAAGCGGCGCGGCCGTACCTCGTCCTCGTGGACCTCCACGGGCCGGTGCAGCGCGGCCCGGACGGCGGCGCGGGCCTCGGCCCCGCTCGGCGTGCGGCGGGCGCGGCGGGGCACGGGCAGGCCGCAGCCGGCGCGGACGAGGTCGGCGAGGGTCAGGCCGTAGCGGGAGCGGAAGGTCTCGCCGGGGCTCTGGCCGTGATCGGAGAGGAGGACGATCCGGTAGGGGCGCGGGGCGTGTTCGGCGACCTTCTCGATGAGGGCGAGCGACCGGTCGAGGCGGGCGAGGACCTGGTCGGTGTCGCGGCCGGCGGGCCCGGAGTGGTGGGCGACCTCGTCGTAGGCGACGAGGTCGGCGTAGACGGCGGTGCGGCCCGCGAGCATGTCGCCGATGACGGCGGCGACGACCACGTCCCGTTCGACGACGGTGGCGAAGGCCCGCACGAACGGGTAGAGCCCGCCGCGGCCGACGCGCGGGGTGTCGCCGCGCAGCCGGGAACGGGTCGACTGGACCATCTCGCGGAGCACCTCGGCGACGAAGGACATCGCGGTGCGGACGGCGTTGGCGGGATCGGAGAAGTACGCGAAGTACCCGGCTCGGGAGCGCTGGCCGGGTTCGCGGCGCGCGGAGACCGACAGCACCAGCGCCACCTGGCCCGCGCCGCCGCTGAAGAGGTTGCCGCGGCTGGCGCCGTCGTCGGTGAGGAGCCCGCCGTCGCCGGTGCGGCGCACGGCGCGCCGCTGGAGCTCGGCGGCGGAGGCGGGCCGGTTGCTGACCATCACCTGCCGCCGGTCCTTCTCGTACCAGCGGAAGGCGGGGATGTCGTACGTGGTGCCGTGCAGGATGCCGAGCTGGCTGGCGCCGGTCTGGCTGGACCAGTCGGTGCGCCAGGGGGTGAGGCGGTGGGTGGCCGGGGCGGGGCCGTGCCCCAGCCAGCGGGCGGCGGTGGGCAGCAGGCCGCGGCCGACGGCCGAGGCGAGGACGTCGTGGCCGACGCCGTCGAGCTGGAGGAAGACGGTGCCGGGGGTGGCGGGCACCGGCAGGGCGCGGCGGCGGCGCCGGTCGGAGAGGCGGTAGAGGCGGCGCCGGTAGGCGTTGTCGTCGCGGACGGCGAGGGCGGTGCCGGTGGCGGAGGCGACCGCCGACATGACGGCGGCGACCAGGACGGCCGTCTCCGGGGCCGCGGTGCCGCGTCCGTCGGGGATGAGCCGGAGGGCGAGGGTGAGCAGCGAGCCGTTGATGGCGAAGGCCAGCAGCCCGAGGACCAGGGCGGGGACGAGCAGCAGGGCGCGGACGACCAGCGGCCAGACCAGCGCCGAGAGGACGCCGAAGACTCCGGCCCCGGCGGCGGCGGTGAGGCCGATGCGGGTGGCGCTGTCGCCGTCGGCGGACTGGAGGCGGAAGTCGGGCAGGATCCCCGCGAGCACCAGCATGGTGACGGTGGAGACGGCCCAGACCGCTCCCATCCGCCACAGCGCCCCCGCGAACCTCCGCCACGGCCTCTCTGCCACGCCTGCCCTCACCTCGTCCACCAGCGGGGCCCGCCCGCCGGGCCCGGTCCAGCGTTTCACACCGGCTTCGGCCGGTCCGTTCCGGTATGCGCCCGGTCCCGGAGCTCAGCAGCCGTCGTACCCGGCGGTGGGCATGGAGAGGCGGCGGTGCACGCGGGCCTTGGACCGGGGCCCGTACTGGGGTTCGGCGAGGTCGGCGGTGACGACACGGGCGCCGCGCCGGGCGCACAGGGCGGTGAACTCCTCGGCGCAGGTGACGGCCTGGTCGAGGACGCGCCTGCTCGGCGTGAGGAAGAGGTCGACCCGGCCGGCGTCGAAGTCCGCCCACAGCTCGGGGTGGTCGGGGGCGAGGCCGTGCAGCAGCAGTTCGCGGGTGATGACGTGGTCGTGGGCGTCGGCCCAGCGGGCGCACATGTCCTGCTGGCTGCGGGTGTCCACGAGGAAGGGGTCCTGGTCCAGGTGTTCCAGCGGGGTGAGGCTGGCGATGGCCGCCGCCCGCGGGTGCGGCGCCTGCTCCGCGGCGTCCTCCATGGCGTCCTCCCTGGCCTTGACCGCCGGGCTGCGGCGCCGGCCGGTCGCGCGTCCGCCGACCCTATCTTGGCCCGTAGTCTCGTAAGGAGCGGTCTTCCGGCCGTCCCCCGTCCGGGTGACGTGGGGGCGGCGGGACGCGGGCGGGGTACGGAACCGTCCGTGCGGGGCGGGTGAGCCGGCCCGGGCGGCGCGGGCGCCGCAGGGAGGAGCGCGGACGGTGGAGATCACCTGGTGGGGCCATGCCACCTGCACGGTCGAGGACTCGGGAGTGCGGTTGCTCACGGACCCGGTCTTCGCGCGGCGGCTGGCCCATCTGCGGCGGCGCCGCGGCGCTCCCCCGCCGGCCCACGCGGCCGTCGCCGACGCGGTCCTCGTCTCCCATCTGCACGCCGACCACCTCCATCTGCCGTCGCTGGCGCGGCTGGCGGCGGGCACCCGGCTGCTGGTGCCCAAGGGCGCGGTGCGCGCCGTGCCGGGGCTGCGACGCCTCGCGCGGCTGGACCTGGTGGAGGTCGAGCCCGGCGACAGCGAGAAGGTCGGCCCGGTGACGGTGCGGGTGGTGCCCGCGCTGCACGACGGACGGCGCACACCGGTCGCGCGGCACCGCGCGCCCGCGCTGGGGTTCGTGGTCAGCGGGGAGGCGCGTACCTACTTCGCGGGGGACACGGGGCTGTTCGACTCGATGGCCGCGGAGACGGGGCCGCTGGACGTGGCGCTGCTGCCGGTGGGCGGCTGGGGCCCGGGACTGGGCCACCACCACCTGGACGCGGCACGGGCGGCCGAGGCGGCCCGGCGGCTCGCCCCGGCCGCCGCGGTGCCGGTGCACTACGGGACGTACTGGCCCATCGGGCTGGACGCGGTGCGCCCGCACGAGTTCCACTCCCCCGGTGACGAGTTCGTCCGCAAGGCGGCGGTGAGCGCCCCCGGGGTACGGGTGCACCTGCTGAGCCACGGGGAGAGCGTGCGGCCCGAGGCCGGCCGGTGACCCTCTCGCGACTGTCCGCGCCGGCGGTTCTCGGCGCGGCGGAGATGCCCGACGCGACCACCCAGCAGGCGCTCGGCTACCCCTCGCTCTTCCTGCTGGTCTTCCTGGGCGCGCTGGTGCCGGTGGTGCCGACGGGGGCCCTGGTCAGCGGGGCCGCCGTGGTCGCCTTCCACGAGGCGGCGCCGCTGACGCTGCTGGTGCTCTTCCTCGTCTCGGCCCTGGCGGCCTTCCTCGGGGACCTGGTCCTGTACTGGCTGGGGCAACGGGGAGTGCGCTCGCGCGGCGGCTCGCGGTGGCTGGACACACTGCGGGAGCGGGCGGCGCCGGACCGGCTGGAGCAGGCCCGCGCCAAGCTCGACACCCACGGGGTGACGGTGCTGATCCTCTCCCGGCTGATCCCGGCCGGCCGCGTCCCGGTGATGCTGGCCTGCCTGCTGGCGCGGATGCCGCTGTCCCGGTTCGCCCGCGGTGACGGCCCGGCCTGCCTGGCGTGGACGGCCACGTACCAGCTCATCGGCATCGTCGGCGGGTCGCTCTTCGCCGAGCCGTGGGAGGGCGTGGCCGCCGCGGTGGTGCTGACGGTGCTGATCAGCGCGGCGCCGGGGGTGTGGCGGCGGCTGCGGAGGCGGACGGCGCCGTCCTCACGGTGAGGGGCCCGCGCGGTCACACGGTGCGGGAGCCGCCGACCGGCAGGTCCCACAGGTCCTCGCGGGGGCGGCCGGTGCGGGCCCAGGCGGCGCGGACCCGGGTGAGGGGTTCGAGGACGGGTTCGGCGGAGAGCAGGAAGGTGGCCCAGTGCATGGGGGCCATCCGGCGGGCGCCCAGGTCGGCGCAGGCGGCGACCGCCTCCTCCGGGTCGCAGTGCACGTCCCGGAGCCACCAGCGGGGGGCGTAGGCACCGATGGGCATGAGGGTGAGGTCGATGCCGGGGTGGCGGCGGCCGATCTCGGTGAACCAGTGGCCGTAGCCGGTGTCACCCGCGAAGTGCACCTTGCGCCCCTGCGGGTCGGTGAGCACCCAGCCGCCCCACAGCGTGCGGCAGGTGTCGAACAGGCCCCGCCGCGACCAGTGGTGGGCGGGGACGAAGTCGAAGGTGACGCCGCCGATCTCGCGGCCCTGCCACCAGTCCAGCTCGTGGACGCGGGTGAAGCGGCGCCGCCGGAACCACCGCCCGAGCCCGGCCGGCACCAGGACCGGGGTGGTGCGCGGCAGGCGGCGCAGGGTCGGGGCGTCCAGGTGGTCGTAGTGGTTGTGGCTGATGACGACGGCGTCGACCGGGGGGAGGGAGGCCCAGGGGACGCCGACGGGGGTGACGCGCGGCGGGGTGCCGAGGATGCGGCGGGACCAGACGGGGTCGGTGAGCACGGTCAGCCCGCCGATCCGCAGGACCCAGCTGGCGTGACCGGCCCAGGTGAGGGCGAGTGCGCCGGGGCCCGCCGGGGGCAGCGGCGCGGGCGCGCACGGCAGCAGTGGAACGTCGCGCCGGGCCTCGGCGCCGGGACGCAGGGCGCCCGCCTCGCGGGCCAGGCGGGCCAGGGCCCGGACGCCGGGCAGCGGGGCGGTGAGGCGGTCGCGGTAGGAGCGGCGGCGGTGCCGGCCGGGGGCCGGCGGGTCCGGCAGGGTGGTCGCCGCGGGCGCCGGGGCGAGGGCGGCGGGCGCGGTGGCGGGGTCGCGCTGCTCGGTCACGGTGTGGCCTCCTGTGCTCCGGCGGGGGATGCGCCGAGGGCGCCGAGGACCTCGGCCACCCGGTCCAGGGCCCGCCGCACGGGGGCCGCCTGGAGCGGGTCGGGAGCGCCGGTGAGCAGGGCGGCGCGGACCCGCTCGTCGTCGCCGAGGAGCGCCCCGGTGGAGAGCCGGACGCGCAGTCCGGCGAGGTCGTCGCCGAAGCGGTGGCCGCCGGGGGCGGGCATCCCGAGCCGGGCGGTGAGGTCGTTCTCCAGTTCCAGGGCGTCGGTGACGCCGCGGGCGGCGAGGGCGGGGGCGAACGGCGACAGGTCGGCGTAGAGGTGGCGGCCGGCCTGCGGCGGGCGGACCAGGGCCCCGGCGGAGTGCAGCGTGGTGTGCAGGGCGGTGGCGAGGCGGCCGTGCAGGGCCACGGCGTGGGCGAGGCGTGCGGTGAGTTCGAGGGGTTCGTCCAGCGCGTGGGCGGCGGCCACGGCGACCGGGGTGGCCAGGGCGGCGTCGAGAGCGGTGAGGATGTCGAGGCAGCGGGCCCGCAGCCGGGCTCCGGCGACGGTGTCGGGGAAGCGGACGACGGCGGCGGGCCAGCCCGGCGGCAGCCAGCCGCCGGAGAGGTCGCAGATCACGGTGACCCCGTCGGGCAGCATCTCGGCCGGGCCGACCACGGGGGTCTCCTCGGGCCGGTGGACGGTGTCCCGCCAGGTCTCGTCGCTGACCACGTGCAGTCCCTCGGCGGCGGCCGCCTCGACGGCGCGGCTCATCACCTCGGCCGGGACCACCGTGCCGGTCGGGTCGTCGGCGACGGCGAGGACCAGCAGCCGCGGGTCGCCGCCCTCGGCCCTCACCCGGCGGACCGTCTCCAGCAGGGCGTACGGGTCGGGGACGCCGCCGCAGGCGGCCGGGGAGGGCACCGAGTAGGTGGGGCGGCCCAGCAGCCGGGCCTGCGGCGCCCACCAGGCCGGGCAGGGCCTGGGAAGCAGTACGTCGCCACCGGTCGCGGCGGTCAGCGCGAGCAGCAGGGCGGGGGCGCCGGGGGCGGCGGCGGTCAGGGCCGCGTCGGCGGCGAGGCCACGCCGGGCCCAGTAGCGCCGGGCGGACTCCAGCAGGGCCCGGCCGCCGCCGGGGGGTTCGGCGTGGGGGCGGTCGGCGGCCTCGGCGAGGACGGCGGCGAGTCCGGGCACGACCGGCAGGCCCGGCTCCGGCACGGGCGGGCCGTACCGGACGGACCCACGGCCGTCCAGGGCGCTCTCCATCCGCCGCACCTCCGCTCGAACGCATTACCCCTCTCGCACTGTGCCGCGCCCCGCTCCCGCCCACCACCGGGAGCCTCCGATCCGGGGAACGGCGCGCGGGCCACCGGATGGTTCGGCCCCCGGGCCCCGGGTACGTGTGGGGCCACGGCCGGCCGGGCCAGGCGTCCGCGGCCGTACGCAGAACGGACCCGTACAGAAGGGCACAGCATGCAGCGAGGCAGTGACCGGATGAGCGTCCACCGTGACGAGGGGATGAAGCACGAGCTCCGCGACTACCTGAGGTCGGGCCATCCGACCCGGTCCGAGGAGTGGCACGACGCGGAGCCGGGAGATCCGCTGGGGACGCACCCGGACATCGTGGAGGTCCGGCACGAACTGGGACGGCGGCTGGGCCGTACGCCCTTCCCCGCGAGCGCGCCGGAGCTGGCACGGGTGCTGAGCGCCTCGCACTGCCCGGACGAGGTGGTGGAGCTGCTGGCGCCGCTGCCCGCCGACGAGACGTACCGCAACGCGCAGGAGCTGGCGACGGCCGTGGTACGGGCCCGGGCGGACGCCTGACGCCAGGACCCGGCGGCCCGCGGGCCGCCGGGTCGCGGACCGGCCTCGCGGGGTGTACGGGCGGTCCTAGGCGGTGTCCGCACTGCCCGGTGCGGGCCCTGGAGGGCTCCTGCTGGGCGAAGCCGGCAGCTCGGGGCGTGTGCTGGGCGCCGTGAGCGCCGGGCGTCCGGGGGCGCCCCAGCTAGATCCCTTTGCGGACCGGGGGCGGTCCGCGCGACCCTGGAAGGACACCCGGATGGCGGCGGGCAGGCCACCCCGGGCCGCCGGACGGGCGGACCGGACAGACCGGGCGAGGATTCGAAGGGCGGGAACGCCGATGCGCGTCGCATTCCTGGTGGCCCCCGAGGGCGTGGAAGAGAGCGAACTGACCGGAGCGTGGAAGGCCGTGACGGAGGCGGGGGGTGAGGCCGTGCTGGTGTCGACCTGGCCCGGGGAGGTCCTCTCCTTCCGCCACCTGGACAAGGGGGAGCGCTTCGTCGTCGACCAGGTCGTGGGCGAGGTGTCGGCGGGCATGTTCGACGCACTCGTCCTGCCGGGCGGCGTGGCCAACCCCGACCACCTGCGCACCGACGAGGAGGCGGTCGACCTGGTGAAGGACTTCGTCGACCAGGGCCGTCCGGTGGCCGCCATCTGCCACGCCCCGTGGCTGCTGATCGAGGCCGGCGCGGTACGCGGCCGGACCCTCACCTCCTACCCGAGCCTGGCGACGGACATCCGGAACGCCGGGGGCACGTGGGTGGACGAACCGGTCCGCGTCGACTCGTCCGGACCGACGACCCTGATCACCAGCCGCACCCCGCACGATCTGCCGGCCTTCACCGAGGCACTCGTGGGCGTCTTCACGACGGCGGCGGCAGCCGGGCGGTGAGCCGGAGGCCGGCTTCGGTCCGGGTCGCCTCTCGAAGGGCTCCACCGACAGGAGCGGGAGGCCGCCGGGCCGGGGCGGAGTGCGGGTCCCCGGCCCGGGCGGCCTCCCGGCTCCGGTGCGGGCCGTCGGCCGGTGCGGCGGTGAGCGGGGACCGTCCGTCCCGGAAGAACCCGAGGCGGGGCGAGCGCCCGGGAGCCGACACCGACGTCTGCCGCAGCCCCCTGCCGCGACGGCCCGGCGGGCACTGCCCCGAGAGGCGCGCCACCGCACCGAGAGGCGCCCCACCGGCGGAGGTCACCGGCCCACCGCCTCCTCCCCCGCGCTCGCCAGGCCCCGCGGCCCGGACCGCGGGGCCTGGTGCGCTCCTCGCCACCCCCTCCTCAAGCCTCCCGTCCCAGACGGGCGAGGAGGCGGGTCTGCGGGTCGGCGCCGGAGGGCGGGGTGAGGGGCGGGGCGAAGACACCGCTGCCGGAGAGGTCGTCGGCGTAGGGGGCCGTCTCGCGGTCGGCGAAGGAGACCAGTTCGGGCGGGAGGTGCTCGGTGGCACCGATGCCGCGGGCCAGATCCCAGGCGTGGACGATCAGGTCGGTGGTCATCTGGCCGCAGTAGTGGTCGGCGCCGCTCGGCCCGTAGGAGAGCTGGACGGTGCGGTCGAGGGCACCGGGGGCGGCGAACGCCTCACGGGCGCCCCGGGCGGCCGCCTCCCAGGCACCGACCGGGTCCTCGCCCAGCAGGTCGCCGTCGAGGGCGTCACCGACCGACTCCATCGTCCCGCCCGCCAGCAGCGGAGGCGCCCAGAGCTGTTCGGACACCAGGTGGGCGACGAGGTCGCGGACGTTCCAGTCGGCGCACGGGGTGGGGTGGTCCCACTGGTCGTCGAGGATGTCGTGGACCCGCCGGCCGAAGAGATCCAGTGCGGCCGCGTGCCGCGCGAGGAGTTCGGGATGGCTGGGGGTGCTCGTCTCGGGGTCTGCGCCCGACGCGCCGGAGGAGGACATGGGATCCATCCTCACCCCGTGGGGGCGCGTGTGCCGAGGGCGGGCGCCCGTTCCGGTGACGGACGCGCCCGGTGTCGCGCGCCGGTGCGGGTGATCGGCCGGCGCGGGGGTACGCGTGCGGCATGCGTCCTGACCCTGTGAACTCCCTGCCTCCGTGGCGGCGCCCGCGGGTGCCCGCCGTGTTCGCTCCGGAGCCGCCGGCCTCCCTCGGTGCCCGGCTGGTCGCCCTGGACCGCACGGTCTTCGAGGCGGTGGCGGCGCGCCGCTGGCCCGGCGCCGACCAGGTCCTGCCGAAGCTGAGCCGAAGCGCCAACCACGGTCTGCTCTGGGGCGCGATCGCGGCGGGGCTGGCGGTGACCGGTTCCCCGCGCGCCCGCCGGGCGGCGGTACGCGGGCTGGCCTCGCTGGGGCTGGCCTCCGCGACCATCAACACCCTCGGCAAGCGGACGGTGCGGCGGCAGCGGCCGGGCCTGGAGTCGGTCCCGCTGATACGGCAGCTGAAGCGGCAGCCGATCACCTCCTCCTTCCCCTCCGGTCACTCGGCGTCGGCGGCGGCCTTCGCGACCGGCGTGGCGATGGAGTCCCGGGCCCTGGGCGCGCTGGTGGCCCCGCTGGCGGCGGCGGTCGCCGTCTCCCGGGTCCACACCGGGGCGCACTACCCGGGTGACGTGCTGGCCGGGGCGGCGCTGGGCGCGGGCGCGGCCTTGGCGGTGCGCGGCCTGGTGCCGACCCGGGACCAGCTCCCCTCCCCCGGCCGCCCGCTGGTGGACGTACCGGCCCTGCCGCGGGGCCACGGCCTGGTCATGGTGGTGAACCAGGGCGCCGGCACCCCCGAGAAGGCGCGGGCCCTGCGGGAGCTGCTGCCCGAGGCCGAGGTGGTGGAGTGCCGGGGCGAGCGGCTGGTGACGGAGCTGGAGAAGGCCGCGGGGCGCGCCCTGGCCCTCGGCGTCTGCGGCGGCGACGGCTCGGTCAACGCGGCGGCCGGGGTGGCGCTGCGGAACGGGCTGCCGCTGGCGGTGCTGCCCGGCGGCACCCTCAACCACTTCGCGTACGACCTCGGGATAGAGGACCCGAAGGAGCTGTGCCGGGCGGTGGAGGCGGGCGACGCGGTCGCCGTGGACGTGGGCCGTTTCCACTCCGGCGGCCGGACCGGTCACTTCCTCAACACCTTCAGCCTGGGTGTCTACCCCGAGCTGGTCCGGGAGCGGGAGCGCTGGTCGGGGCGGGTCGGCGGTCGGCTCGCGGACGTGGTGGCGGCGGCCCGGGTGCGGCGCCGGGACCATCCGCTGGAGGCGGTGGTGGAGGGCGAGCGGCGCCCGCTGTGGCTGCTCTTCGCGGGCAACTGCACCTACCGCCGGATGGGGCTGACCGGCGGGCGCCGGGCGGATCTGGCCGACGGTCTGCTGGACGTCCGGGCCGTGCACGGCGGGCGCGGCCCGGGATTCCGGCTGGTGGCGGCGGCGCTGGCGGGCCCGCTGACCCGCTCGCCGTTCCACGCGGCGGTACGGGTGCAGCGGCTGCGGATCGGCGGGATCAGCCCGGGCACACCGCTGGCCTTCGACGGCGAGGTGACCGACGCGGGTCCGAGTCTGGAGCTGGACAAGCTCCACGAGGGGCTGCGGGTGTACCGGCCACTGACCCTCTGACTCCGCGTCGCCCCGGCACGGAGCGCACCCCGGTGGGCCGCATCATGAGACGGGGGTCTCATGATGCGGCCCGCCGCGTGTACGGTCGCCGGCACCGGGCGCCGGCTCGCGCACCACGGGCGTCCGGCCCCTCACCCACGCGCCCGCCCGAGGAGGCCGTCTTGCCCACCGGTCCCACCGCCGTCGTCTACACACACGGCCACCACGAGTCCGTCCTGCGCTCCCACACCTGGCGTACCGCCGCCAATTCCGCCGCGTACCTGCTGGCGGCGCTGGAGCCGCACCACCGCGTCCTGGACGTCGGGTGCGGACCGGGGACGATCACCGCCGACCTCGCCGCCCTGGTCCCGGACGGCCACGTCACCGGGGTCGACAACGCCGAGGAGATCCTCGACACGGCCCGCTCCGCCGCCGCCGCGCGCTCCCTGACCCACACCGCCTTCCGCACCGGCGACGCCCAGGCCCTCCCCTTCCCCGACGCCTCCTTCGACGTCGTCCACGCCCACCAGGTGCTCCAGCACCTCGGCGACCCGGTGGGCGCGCTGCGCGAGATGCGCCGGGTGTGCGCGCCGGGCGGCCTGGTCGCCGTACGCGACGCGGACTACGCGGCGATGACCTGGCATCCGCCCGCCCCGGGGCTCGACGTGTGGCTGGAGCTGTACCGGTCGGTGGCGCGGGCCGGGGGCGGGGAGCCGGACGCGGGACGCCACCTGCGGGCGTGGGCCCGGGAGGCAGGGTTCACCGACCTCACGGCGACCGCCTCGGCCTGGTGTTTCGCGGAGGAGGCGGAGCGGGACTGGTGGGGCGGACTCTGGGCGGACCGGACGACGGCCTCCGGGTACGCGGACCGGGCGATCGGCCTCGGGCACGCGGACCCCGCACGGCTGGAGCGGATCGCGGCCGCCTGGCGCGAGTGGGCGGCCGCGCCCGACGGCTGGTTCGCCGTGCTCCACGGGGAACTGCTCTGCCGCGTCTGAGCCGGGCTCCCCGGGCCGGTCGCGCCCGTCCGAGGTGACTCCGCGTCACGTCCGGGCGGGCCCGCCCCGCGCGGCGCGCGATCCGCCGCGACCCCGAACCGGCACCACCATCACGGACAAAAGGGGCATTGGGCTTCATAAGCATCAAATACCGCGCCGGTGGACGTCGTTGGAATCGCCCCGTGAGCAGCGTCATAGCCGTCACGGTCCGTGGCACCCACCACCAGGCGGGGCGCAACGCCCACCGAGCCCGGCAAGATCACGAGTCTACGGAGGGTGACCACCCCCGGAACAAAGGATCAAGAAAGCGACTTCCAGGGCGCCGCTGATGCTTGTTCACGGGAGTCGCGCTCGTCTACGGTCACCGTCATTCCGGATGGACCGCCGAATCCTGCCGCCGTCCGGTATCCGCACATCGACCCTTCCACGGCAGGAGCGGGGGACCCAGGTAAGCCGCCGGAACCGGAGCAGCGCACCGCGCACGCCACCGGCCCCGGCTAGGGGTGAAGCCGCGCCACACGGCGCGGCCGGGCATCTCCAGCCCGAACCCGACAGCTCACCTCGCAGGCGCCGGAGAGGAACCTTCATGCCCGCCAAGGGGAAGCACCGCCGTACCAGGACCATGCGCATAGCCCGCACGCTGGCCGTCGCCGGCTCCGGCAGCGCAGCTCTGGCCCTGCCGCTGATGGGCGCCGCAGGCGCACACGCCGCCGAGAAGTCGGCGCCGGAGTCCGTCTCCGTCCAGCACGCCGTCGCCGCCGCTCAGCAG
Coding sequences within it:
- a CDS encoding bifunctional phosphatase PAP2/diacylglycerol kinase family protein — its product is MRPDPVNSLPPWRRPRVPAVFAPEPPASLGARLVALDRTVFEAVAARRWPGADQVLPKLSRSANHGLLWGAIAAGLAVTGSPRARRAAVRGLASLGLASATINTLGKRTVRRQRPGLESVPLIRQLKRQPITSSFPSGHSASAAAFATGVAMESRALGALVAPLAAAVAVSRVHTGAHYPGDVLAGAALGAGAALAVRGLVPTRDQLPSPGRPLVDVPALPRGHGLVMVVNQGAGTPEKARALRELLPEAEVVECRGERLVTELEKAAGRALALGVCGGDGSVNAAAGVALRNGLPLAVLPGGTLNHFAYDLGIEDPKELCRAVEAGDAVAVDVGRFHSGGRTGHFLNTFSLGVYPELVRERERWSGRVGGRLADVVAAARVRRRDHPLEAVVEGERRPLWLLFAGNCTYRRMGLTGGRRADLADGLLDVRAVHGGRGPGFRLVAAALAGPLTRSPFHAAVRVQRLRIGGISPGTPLAFDGEVTDAGPSLELDKLHEGLRVYRPLTL
- a CDS encoding methyltransferase domain-containing protein codes for the protein MPTGPTAVVYTHGHHESVLRSHTWRTAANSAAYLLAALEPHHRVLDVGCGPGTITADLAALVPDGHVTGVDNAEEILDTARSAAAARSLTHTAFRTGDAQALPFPDASFDVVHAHQVLQHLGDPVGALREMRRVCAPGGLVAVRDADYAAMTWHPPAPGLDVWLELYRSVARAGGGEPDAGRHLRAWAREAGFTDLTATASAWCFAEEAERDWWGGLWADRTTASGYADRAIGLGHADPARLERIAAAWREWAAAPDGWFAVLHGELLCRV